Proteins from a genomic interval of Nematostella vectensis chromosome 5, jaNemVect1.1, whole genome shotgun sequence:
- the LOC116601459 gene encoding poly(A) RNA polymerase GLD2, translating to MLAMAHHNHYSEKINLKRQHSLVFCDTIEQQMHEDITRKRQATDSGVFKPNQARNYHSYHDFNKPEQMHSHAFDTCTGPNKQRIGSLPDNFSNSPSSNRNSLYIRNTTNSNNIDNLTRQMGSSSESNNLVAQNRSPFPHPVKKAPNFSVIEKIVPGHRQFLDRPFAQARRQLADKKRQSYPAQNEHGHTIRNDRRASLGSPPRFNDKGPLKRRHFSEVTPSSYDGYSNKRLRHGSGPPVGNAPWSDEQQYSPHCSYETPFNIDTLSNEIMAESEKNLQTEATLEKKMKLKQALENVFQRSFPGCSLHLSGSSVNGLGTDESDADFCLMLTQWGEIDQKQEARRILMMLNRILQSCDFIRENQVIFATVPIVKFVDAVSNCECDININNHVGIRNTHLLRAYCLVDSRVKPLIMIVKKWAKKHQINDAKDGTLSSYALSLMVINYLQCGCAPPVLPSLQKKHQDLFSQHRDVTKLLEEDTASVLQKRRSFMPRNNQSVGSLLVGFFQYYANTVNWDKEVLSVQEGARCPRDYKWRTKMMCINEPFDGNNVAKTVYIKAKFKTIKMKISLAAHTLLVSPSLKSIL from the exons ATGCTTGCCATGGCTCACCATAATCATTATTCTGAGAAAATTAACCTTAAAAGGCAACATTCACTTGTGTTTTGTGATACAATTGAGCAGCAGATGCACGAGGATATAACTCGAAAAAGGCAAGCTACAGATTCAGGTGTTTTCAAACCCAATCAAGCAAGAAATTACCATTCTTATCATGATTTCAATAAACCTGAACAGATGCATAGCCACGCTTTTGATACATGTACAGGACCTAATAAACAGAGAATTGGAAGTTTGCCAGACAATTTCTCAAACTCACCAAGCTCTAATAGAAACTCACTGTATATTAGAAATACCACAAATTCCAACAACATTGACAATTTAACAAGACAAATGGGTTCTTCATCAGAAAGCAATAATTTGGTTGCTCAAAATAGGTCTCCATTTCCCCATCCTGTCAAAAAAGCTCCTAATTTTTCTGTCATTGAAAAAATAGTCCCAGGACACAGGCAATTCTTAGATAGACCTTTTGCTCAAGCCAGAAGACAACTTGCAGATAAAAAGCGGCAAAGTTACCCAGCACAAAATGAGCATGGACACACAATTAGGAACGATAGGCGTGCATCGTTGGGGTCTCCCCCAAGATTCAATGACAAGGGGCCATTAAAGAGGCGGCATTTCTCGGAAGTTACACCCTCCAGCTATGATGGCTACAGTAACAAAAGGTTGCGGCATGGTAGTGGACCTCCAGTGGGGAATGCTCCGTGGTCTGATGAGCAACAATATTCTCCCCATTGCAGTTATGAGACTCCTTTTAACATTGATACC TTGAGCAATGAGATTATGGCTGAATCTGAGAAGAATCTACAAACAGAAGCCACTCtggaaaagaaaatgaaacTCAAGCAAGCACTTGAGAATGTTTTCCAAAGAAGCTTCCCTG gGTGCTCTTTACATCTGAGTGGATCATCTGTGAATGGACTAGGTACTGATGAAAGTGATGCAGACTTTTGTCTCATGCTCACACAATGGGGTGAG ATTGACCAAAAACAGGAAGCAAGAAGAATCCTGATGATGTTGAATCGCATTCTTCAATCTTGTG ATTTTATAAGAGAAAACCAAGTGATCTTTGCCACAGTACCTATTGTAAAGTTCGTTGATGCTGTGAG CAATTGCGAGTGTGATATCAACATAAACAACCATGTT ggaATCAGGAACACGCATCTACTGCGCGCCTACTGCCTGG TTGATAGTAGGGTTAAGCCTTTGATTATGATCGTGAAGAAATGGGCGAAGAAACATCAGATAAACGATGCTAAAGATGGAACACTCTCCAGCTACGCCCTCAGTCTAATGGTCATCAACTACCTGCAGT GTGGATGTGCGCCTCCTGTTCTTCCATCTTTGCAAAAAAAGCACCAG GATTTATTCTCACAGCATCGTGATGTCACCAAACTGTTGGAGGAGGACACTGCAAGTGTTTTGCAGAAACGAAG gAGTTTCATGCCCAGGAATAACCAGAGTGTTGGGTCCCTTCTTGTTGGTTTCTTCCAGTACTATGCCAACACTGTCAA CTGGGACAAAGAAGTGCTgagtgtgcaagagggggcACGTTGTCCACGAGATTACAAGTGGAGAACCAAGATGATGTGTATCAATGAGCCATTTGATGGGAATAACGTTGCTAAGACTGTCTACATCAAAGCCAAGTTTAAAACTATCAAAATGAAGATAAGCCTG GCAGCCCACACTTTGCTGGTCTCTCCTTCACTGAAGAGCATACTGTAA